One Ignavibacteriota bacterium genomic window carries:
- a CDS encoding T9SS type A sorting domain-containing protein: MKLRFQAFYSRQCLSTIIVFFFNYSVVMGQCFTYVEAPNSERLFSVSFADSLHGIIVGGAGLTTILYTKNGGLSWNKGSFRDINNHAFFAVKMLDTNTAIATGHSGIIAKTTDGGITWTKKQDIIYINYGFNSLSFVDSQNGITAGAGTFIKTTDAGEHWEQVSSVPKNIFDVVCLDSSTVVAASDQGIILSTDKGSSWQDIPSSGGYITSLSFIDRYNGWAGGPGVILKTTDGGITWNWISSFNQSYIISISFFDQFHGIATDYFSSIQITSNGGISWTDFELQQFHLYDVCYITSEKVLGVGVLSSNGFAGGIISVDPFNICLKSTIVPFYPPENAQSITLLQDPIIPYSVQFDWKYSRHPNVHSIGSRFQISIDSTFLYSTILDTSIDFNGSPYNKSLAVSKLDKRSSYFWRMSFISDDDSVLEWFGPWKFSTAGGDIKGRVYKDLNKNSSYNSGEPGVFKRLIKLNGKTQGTIYTDSLGVFSFIGLDSGIYKIIYKPTSPWKSTAPSDTYSVFLPLNDSIIDINFGQYMSIWNKASGIVYHDANENGNQDSAEPGLNNWTVRLKRNSSESFVTTDTLGTYLFDYLEIESCSLFLIPQSRWEKITPRLVDAYTIQFNSFDRHISTLHFGVHPIPQRVKLAFTFHDTSYNRIQTIQFGVRPNATFGLWNADINATRADFSEGEDEIPPPIPDAFDVRFVSPRGTRLQFGNGSWVDMRPYFSSAQQDTYKIIFQTGYLTGGSYPVTFRWDKNQIDSAYSGQVFFRDMYNVDYDLKSLDSLVISDNTIQHLMLFASSPILPPLSVWSDDEIHPAAFQLEQNYPNPFNPTTNFEFRIAGFGLVTLKIFNLLGQQVSTVLDREALEAGDYEYEFNATNLPSGIYLYQLAVEPKDKSVPLFIQTKKMVYLR; encoded by the coding sequence ATGAAATTAAGATTTCAAGCATTTTATTCAAGGCAATGTTTATCTACTATTATTGTGTTCTTCTTTAATTATTCTGTGGTCATGGGACAATGCTTCACATATGTTGAAGCGCCAAACAGTGAACGATTGTTTAGTGTTTCTTTTGCTGATTCACTACATGGGATAATAGTTGGAGGTGCTGGTTTAACGACAATACTCTACACAAAGAACGGAGGTTTATCATGGAACAAAGGAAGTTTCCGTGATATAAATAACCATGCTTTCTTTGCTGTCAAAATGCTTGATACAAACACCGCAATTGCGACAGGACATAGTGGTATTATTGCAAAGACCACGGATGGAGGTATTACATGGACAAAAAAACAAGATATAATATACATCAACTATGGATTTAATAGTCTTTCTTTCGTTGATTCACAGAACGGAATTACTGCCGGTGCTGGAACTTTTATAAAAACAACTGATGCAGGCGAACACTGGGAACAAGTATCCTCGGTACCCAAAAATATCTTTGATGTAGTTTGTCTTGATTCTTCCACTGTTGTTGCCGCAAGTGATCAAGGAATTATTTTATCAACAGACAAAGGCAGTTCTTGGCAGGATATACCCTCATCAGGCGGATATATAACAAGCCTATCATTCATTGACCGTTATAATGGGTGGGCAGGAGGACCAGGTGTTATCTTAAAAACAACCGATGGGGGCATAACTTGGAATTGGATTTCTTCGTTCAATCAGTCATACATTATTAGTATTTCTTTCTTTGATCAGTTCCATGGTATTGCTACAGATTATTTTTCATCAATACAAATCACATCTAATGGTGGAATTTCTTGGACAGATTTTGAACTTCAGCAATTTCATCTTTATGACGTATGTTATATCACTAGTGAAAAGGTTTTGGGTGTTGGTGTCCTTAGCTCGAACGGTTTTGCTGGAGGTATAATTAGTGTTGATCCTTTCAATATCTGTTTAAAAAGTACTATCGTTCCTTTTTATCCACCAGAAAACGCGCAATCAATTACTCTCCTTCAAGACCCAATTATTCCATATTCTGTACAGTTCGATTGGAAATACTCTCGTCATCCGAACGTTCATAGTATTGGTTCAAGATTTCAGATATCAATAGATTCAACTTTTCTCTACTCGACAATATTGGACACAAGCATAGACTTTAATGGAAGCCCTTACAATAAATCATTAGCTGTCTCAAAACTTGACAAACGTTCGTCATATTTTTGGCGCATGTCATTCATCTCTGATGATGACTCTGTGTTGGAATGGTTCGGACCTTGGAAATTTTCAACAGCAGGGGGGGATATTAAAGGAAGAGTTTATAAAGACTTAAACAAAAACAGTAGTTACAACTCAGGAGAACCTGGGGTATTTAAACGACTTATCAAACTTAATGGAAAAACACAAGGTACAATTTATACTGACTCACTTGGAGTATTTTCTTTTATTGGCTTAGATTCTGGTATCTACAAGATTATCTATAAACCAACTTCCCCTTGGAAAAGTACCGCGCCGTCCGATACCTATTCTGTATTTCTCCCCTTGAACGATTCTATAATTGACATTAACTTTGGGCAATACATGTCAATATGGAACAAAGCATCGGGGATTGTTTACCACGACGCAAACGAGAATGGCAACCAGGATTCCGCAGAACCTGGTTTGAATAATTGGACTGTGCGATTGAAAAGAAATTCTTCAGAATCTTTTGTTACTACTGATACCTTAGGAACTTACCTGTTCGATTATCTTGAAATAGAGAGTTGTAGTTTGTTTCTTATTCCTCAATCGCGCTGGGAGAAAATTACGCCTCGCTTAGTTGATGCCTATACCATTCAATTCAACAGTTTTGACCGACACATCTCAACGTTACATTTCGGTGTTCATCCGATTCCTCAACGCGTAAAATTGGCGTTTACGTTTCACGATACCAGTTACAACCGTATTCAAACAATTCAGTTTGGTGTTCGACCGAATGCAACATTCGGGCTATGGAATGCAGACATCAACGCGACACGAGCAGATTTTTCCGAGGGAGAAGATGAAATACCACCTCCTATTCCCGATGCATTTGATGTTCGCTTCGTGAGTCCACGCGGCACGCGCTTACAATTCGGTAACGGTTCATGGGTTGATATGCGTCCCTACTTTTCTTCTGCACAACAGGATACATACAAAATAATTTTTCAAACCGGCTATTTAACAGGCGGAAGTTATCCTGTGACTTTTCGGTGGGATAAGAATCAAATTGATTCCGCCTATTCCGGTCAGGTATTTTTCCGGGACATGTACAATGTCGATTACGATTTGAAATCACTCGATAGTCTCGTTATCTCCGACAATACAATTCAACATCTCATGCTCTTTGCATCATCGCCAATCTTACCGCCACTCTCAGTCTGGAGCGATGACGAGATACATCCTGCTGCGTTTCAACTCGAACAGAATTATCCGAACCCGTTCAACCCGACGACAAATTTCGAATTTCGGATTGCCGGTTTCGGATTGGTGACATTAAAAATTTTCAACTTGTTAGGACAGCAAGTCTCAACTGTGTTAGACAGAGAAGCATTAGAAGCAGGCGATTATGAATATGAATTCAACGCAACCAATCTCCCGAGCGGGATTTATCTCTATCAACTCGCAGTCGAACCGAAAGATAAATCAGTTCCTCTCTTCATTCAGACGAAGAAAATGGTATATCTTAGATAA